Part of the Polaribacter sp. Hel1_33_78 genome is shown below.
AGTGTTCTACCCAGCAAATGCCCTTTATATCAAAAAGAATTAAATCTTATTACGAATTTGCAAACTCATCATTAGAAGATATTTATGGTCAAAAACTTCAGACATCTTATAACCGAGAGGTCAATGAATTTAAAAGTATTTTACTTTTAAATAAAGGTGAAAACAAATTTAAAAAAATAATATTACCTGCTATGGCTCAAACAATGCCCATTTTGGATGGAGATACTTTTGATTTTAATCAGGATGGTTTTGAAGATCTAATTGTTGTTGGTAATATTTACAACACAGAAGTTGAAACTCCTCGTTTAGATAATCCTTATGGATTGGTATTACTATCAAACAAAAAGGACAATTATACGGTTTTACCTCCAAAAAACACAGGACTGTATCTTAACGGAAACGCAAAATCTGTAGAGTTGATTCATCATAAAAAATTAAATAAAATCTTAGCTATTATTGCCGTTAATAATGGTAAAACTGAATTATTCGAATTAAACGCCAAATAATTATGAAAAAAAAATATAAATTTTTAGTTTTTGTTTATTTTATAACATCACTAACTTTAAGTAGTCAAAATACCATTGGAACAATTATCAATAGCGAAAATTCTTATGATGCCTATACTCTTTTTACCACAGGCAAGGAAACCTTCTTGATTAATAATTGTGGTCAAGTTATAAATCAATGGACAAGTGCTTTCAACTCTGGTAAGTCTGTTTACTTGCTAGAAAACGGAAACTTATTAAGGGCCTCTGCTGGACCAAACCCTGGAAATATAGCTATACCAGGTGTAGGAGGAAGAATTGAGCTTTTTGATTGGGAAGGGAATGTACTCTGGGGATATGTATATTCCGATTTAAATGCAAGTCAACATCATGACATTTATCCAATGCCTAATGGAAATATTTTAGTTTTAGCAGCCTCTATTTTAACAGATACAGAAGCAATTCAATTAGGGAGAAAGCCTTCGAATTTAACATCAAACCAATTATATAATGAACACATACTAGAAATTGAGCCTCAAGGAACAGATGCTGTGAATATTATTTGGAGATGGGATTTTAAAGATCATTTCATTCAAGACTTTGACAACACAAAAGATAATTTTGGAGTTATAAGTGAGAATCATCAATTAATGGACATCAATTTTTTAGGTGAATCTAATGGTAATGCGAATTGGATGCACATTAATTCTGTTCAATATAATGAAGATTTAGATCAAATTATTTTGGGGAGTAAAACCCTTAGTGAGTTTTATATTATAGATCATTCTACAACTACTGAAGAAGCAGCTACTAACTCTGGCGGAAATTACGGTAAAGGGGGCGATCTTTTATATCGATGGGGCAACCCAAGGGCGTATGGTCAAGGAGCACTTGTAGATCAAAAATTATTTGGTCAGCATAACCCGCATTGGATTTCAAATGGATTATTAGGAGAAGGTAAAATAATTTTGTATAATAATGGTATCAATAGAGCTACACTTTATTCAGAAATAAATATTATTACGCCACCTACAAGCGCTCCTGGTGTTTATATAAAAAACTCGAATACTTCTTTTGGCCCTATTAACCCAGACTACATATACCCTTCTGTGGGCAATACCGATTTTTATTCCCCAATATTATCTAGCGCACAAAGATTACCAAATAATAATATCCTAATTTGTGAAGGAACAAGTGGTCGTTTTTTTGAAATAGACAGCAATGATACTATTGTATGGGAATATATAAATCCAATAAGTTCAGGGACAATTTTAACTCAAGGCGATATACCATCAAGCAACAATATATTTAGAGCAAAAAAATATGCCTTAAATTATCCGGCTTTTACAGGAAAAGATTTAACTCCTAATGACCCTATAGAAATAGATTTTAATCTATCAAATTGCAGTGCTTTAAGTACCAATGAAATAGCGTTAAACCAAATAAAGGCATACCCTAATCCTGTAAAAAACGTACTAACGATAGATAGCCCAAATTCAATTCAAAAGATTGAAGTGTACACGATTTTAGGGAAAAAAGTAATTAGCACTTCTAATAAGAATGAAATAGATGTTTCAACTATTGCAAAAGGTCTATATCACGTAAAAATATATCTTACAGATAAAGTTATCACAAAAAAAGTAATGAAATTATAGACCATATTTTTAATTCAAAAAAAATAGATAGCGTACATTTGCATCATGACAGCAGAAACAACAAATATATTTGGTATTAGAGCAATTATTGAAGCGATAGAAAGTGGATCATCAATTAATAAAATATATTTACAAAAAGGATTAAGAGGTGAGTTATTTTATGAGCTTAACAAATTAATTAAAGCTAAAAATCTAACTACCAGTATGGTTCCTGTTGAAAAGTTAGATAGATTATCCAAAAACAGCAATCACCAAGGTGCTGTTGCTCAAATATCACCTGTAGAATTTCATGATTTGGAAGAATTAATTGAAAAAGTGATAGAGAGCGAAAAAACACCTTTGTTTTTACTTCTAGATCAATTATCTGATGTTCGAAATTTCGGTGCAATTATAAGAACTGCAGAATGCACTGGTGTTCACGGAATTATCATACAAAAAAATGGAAGTGCTCCTGTAAATGCTGAAACTATAAAAACTTCTGCTGGTGCCGCTTTTAAAATACCAATTTGTAAAGTTGATCATATTAAAGATGCTTTATTTTTGTTACAAGCTTCCGATATTAAAACAGTTGCCGCAACTGAAAAAACAGAAAGCTCTGTTTATGATATTGATTTAAATCAACCAATGGCTATTGTAATGGGCTCTGAAAATAAAGGTGTAAACCCATCGATCTTAAAAATGGTAGATTATAAAGCAAAGTTGCCGCTTTTAGGCGAAATAGCTTCTTTAAACGTTTCTGTAGCTTGTGGTGCTTTTTTATATGAGACTGTAAGACAACGAATGCTTTAAGTCTACTCTTCTACTCTCTTTTCGTTTTCTTTATTTTCCACTATTTCAGGTGGTGAAAAATTACCGCTATCATCAAATAACAAATCGAATTCTGTTCTTGAAAATTCATGTTCCTTTTTTACAATCCCTTTATTTCTTTTAATAAAAGCAAAAAAGAAACCTGTTACAAAACCGGATAAGTGTCCTTCCCAAGACATACCCTCTTTAATCGGTAAAACATACCAAATCATACTTCCGTATAGAAAAATTATTATTAAAGAAAGTGCCACTAATCTATAATGCTTTTTTATGATTCCACTAAAAAAAACAAAACTAAAAAGTAAATAAACGATTCCGCTAGCGCCAATATGAAAAGATTCTCTAGCAAATAACCAAGTTAAAAAACCGGTCAATAAACCTCCAAAAATTAGAACTTTATAAGCAACATCTTTATAAAAATAAAAAAGACTGCTTAAAAGCACAAATAAAGGAATTGAATTATTAAAAACATGATTAGTATTACTATGGATAAAATGCGTTAGAAAAACACCTCTAAAACCCTCAAGCGTTCTTGGATAAACACCAAACTTATTAAAATTAAACCCATATTGTATTTCAATCCAATAAATGAACCATATTATGACGATATAGAACATTGGAATTAGAAAAATTGACTTTGATATTTTTAGTTGATTCTTATCATTCATGGACAATAAAAATAACAAAAATATAACCAAACACTAATTTTACAAATTCTGTCAGAAATCTTTGCTATTTTTACTAGATGAATGAACCTTTGGCAGAAAGAATTAGACCCAAGATACTTAGTGATTATATTAGCCAGCAACATTTAGTTGGAGAAAATGGTGTTTTAACAAATCTCATTAAAAAAGGAATTATTCCATCTTTAATTTTATGGGGACCTCCAGGAATTGGGAAAACTACTTTAGCAAATATTATTGCGACCGCATCTAACAGACCTTTTTATACCTTGAGTGCAATAAGTTCAGGTGTTAAAGATGTGAGAGAGATTATTGAAAAAGCGAAAAAGAGTGGAGGTTTATTTACTGCAAAAAACCCTATTTTATTTATTGATGAAATTCATAGATTTAGTAAATCTCAGCAAGATTCTTTGTTGGGTGCTGTTGAGAAAGGCTGGGTAACTTTAATTGGTGCAACTACAGAAAATCCAAGTTTTGAGGTGATTCCTGCTTTACTTTCTCGCTGTCAAGTTTATATTTTAAATTCTTTTGATAAAAACGATTTAATTGCGCTTTTGAAAAGAGCTATGGAAAAAGACCCAATTTTATCCACCAAAAAAATTGTACTAAAAGAAACGGATGCCTTATTGCAAGTATCGAGTGGTGATGCAAGAAAACTTTTA
Proteins encoded:
- a CDS encoding rhomboid family intramembrane serine protease; the encoded protein is MNDKNQLKISKSIFLIPMFYIVIIWFIYWIEIQYGFNFNKFGVYPRTLEGFRGVFLTHFIHSNTNHVFNNSIPLFVLLSSLFYFYKDVAYKVLIFGGLLTGFLTWLFARESFHIGASGIVYLLFSFVFFSGIIKKHYRLVALSLIIIFLYGSMIWYVLPIKEGMSWEGHLSGFVTGFFFAFIKRNKGIVKKEHEFSRTEFDLLFDDSGNFSPPEIVENKENEKRVEE
- the rlmB gene encoding 23S rRNA (guanosine(2251)-2'-O)-methyltransferase RlmB; translation: MTAETTNIFGIRAIIEAIESGSSINKIYLQKGLRGELFYELNKLIKAKNLTTSMVPVEKLDRLSKNSNHQGAVAQISPVEFHDLEELIEKVIESEKTPLFLLLDQLSDVRNFGAIIRTAECTGVHGIIIQKNGSAPVNAETIKTSAGAAFKIPICKVDHIKDALFLLQASDIKTVAATEKTESSVYDIDLNQPMAIVMGSENKGVNPSILKMVDYKAKLPLLGEIASLNVSVACGAFLYETVRQRML
- a CDS encoding aryl-sulfate sulfotransferase — its product is MKKKYKFLVFVYFITSLTLSSQNTIGTIINSENSYDAYTLFTTGKETFLINNCGQVINQWTSAFNSGKSVYLLENGNLLRASAGPNPGNIAIPGVGGRIELFDWEGNVLWGYVYSDLNASQHHDIYPMPNGNILVLAASILTDTEAIQLGRKPSNLTSNQLYNEHILEIEPQGTDAVNIIWRWDFKDHFIQDFDNTKDNFGVISENHQLMDINFLGESNGNANWMHINSVQYNEDLDQIILGSKTLSEFYIIDHSTTTEEAATNSGGNYGKGGDLLYRWGNPRAYGQGALVDQKLFGQHNPHWISNGLLGEGKIILYNNGINRATLYSEINIITPPTSAPGVYIKNSNTSFGPINPDYIYPSVGNTDFYSPILSSAQRLPNNNILICEGTSGRFFEIDSNDTIVWEYINPISSGTILTQGDIPSSNNIFRAKKYALNYPAFTGKDLTPNDPIEIDFNLSNCSALSTNEIALNQIKAYPNPVKNVLTIDSPNSIQKIEVYTILGKKVISTSNKNEIDVSTIAKGLYHVKIYLTDKVITKKVMKL